In Chloroflexia bacterium SDU3-3, one DNA window encodes the following:
- the aspS gene encoding aspartate--tRNA(Asn) ligase — translation MEHARIWSTEIGQHSGETVRLCGWLHRLRQLANVSFLILRDAKGLAQIVIDDPALAAQVAALHPETVLSITGQAVAVPQAPGGVEIHAPQVEVLSRSHEPPPFDMFRPTIKAQLPTILDHAPLALRHLRHRAIFALSSASMRGFRETLRGMAFTEIQTPKVVASATEGGANVFAIEYFGQKAYLAQSPQFYKQTMVGVFERVFEVAPVFRAEPHDTPRHLNEYVSLDCELGFIRDHRDVMAVLTTALRGMIASMREDAAEALSLLKVALPEVPEQIPAIHFTEALELIYRETGEDARHEPDLAPAHERWLGEWAKRTHGSEFLFVWGYPMAKRPFYTHADPERPAYSNSFDLLFRGLELVTGGQRLHRYEDYLAALEARGIAAEPFESYLMAFKYGMPPHGGFAIGLERWLARMIEVPNVRETTLFPRDLNRLAP, via the coding sequence ATGGAACACGCCCGTATCTGGTCCACCGAGATCGGCCAGCACAGCGGCGAGACCGTCCGCCTGTGCGGCTGGCTGCACCGCCTGCGCCAGCTGGCCAACGTCAGCTTCCTCATCCTCCGCGACGCCAAGGGCCTCGCCCAGATCGTGATCGACGACCCCGCGCTGGCCGCGCAGGTGGCTGCGCTGCACCCCGAGACCGTGCTGAGCATTACGGGGCAGGCGGTGGCCGTGCCGCAGGCCCCGGGCGGTGTCGAGATCCACGCGCCGCAGGTCGAGGTGCTCTCGCGCTCGCACGAGCCGCCGCCCTTCGACATGTTCCGGCCCACGATCAAGGCCCAGCTGCCCACCATCCTGGATCACGCGCCGCTGGCGCTGCGCCACCTGCGCCACCGCGCGATCTTCGCGCTCTCGTCGGCATCCATGCGCGGCTTCCGCGAGACGCTGCGCGGCATGGCGTTCACCGAGATCCAGACACCCAAGGTGGTGGCCTCGGCCACCGAGGGCGGCGCGAACGTGTTTGCGATCGAGTACTTTGGCCAGAAGGCCTACCTGGCGCAGAGCCCGCAGTTCTACAAGCAGACCATGGTCGGTGTGTTCGAGCGGGTGTTCGAGGTCGCGCCGGTGTTCCGCGCCGAGCCGCACGACACGCCGCGCCACTTGAACGAGTACGTGTCGCTCGACTGCGAGCTGGGCTTCATCCGCGACCACCGCGACGTGATGGCCGTGCTCACCACGGCGCTGCGGGGCATGATCGCCAGCATGCGCGAGGACGCCGCCGAGGCGCTGTCCCTGCTGAAGGTGGCCCTGCCCGAGGTGCCCGAGCAGATCCCGGCTATCCACTTCACCGAGGCGCTGGAGCTGATCTACCGCGAGACCGGCGAGGACGCGCGCCACGAGCCGGACCTGGCCCCCGCGCACGAGCGCTGGCTGGGCGAGTGGGCCAAGCGGACGCACGGGTCGGAGTTCCTGTTCGTGTGGGGCTACCCGATGGCCAAGCGGCCCTTCTACACCCACGCCGACCCTGAGCGCCCGGCCTACTCGAATAGCTTCGACCTGCTGTTTCGCGGGCTGGAGCTGGTGACGGGCGGCCAGCGGCTGCACCGCTACGAGGACTACCTGGCGGCGCTGGAGGCGCGGGGCATCGCCGCCGAGCCGTTCGAGAGCTACCTGATGGCCTTCAAGTACGGCATGCCGCCACACGGCGGCTTCGCCATCGGCCTAGAGCGCTGGCTGGCCCGCATGATCGAGGTGCCGAACGTGCGCGAGACCACGCTCTTCCCGCGTGACCTGAACCGGCTTGCGCCCTAG
- a CDS encoding tetratricopeptide repeat protein yields MAEPNDPGVLDPKHLRRYLPSELVEAIDGQRDSGLGAYTLEAFVHLAASRYTVTTYLPRILTHELLHERRENPWLLWRTGSLLFADLSGSTALAERLATMGREGIERVTGALNHIFDIMIERIERYGGDLIAFGGDALLVFFGEADHARAAAGASLALQEALRDYTHVVLGVGSFPMHLHIGVESGPVAFASVGLEHARYCAVLGPTVNRVATAEGLAGPREVVIGPGMLGQIGALAQGAAAAPGFLRLDALGGTALAYQPPPELLPDVAAPELAIPPLIDDLNRTSPYLAASLLEKIQLDPQLPQIEAELRPVTALFAQVVGLEDLAEYLPPAHAAQAIQTYITSMQEAVELFGGVINKVDVADEGLKLVAMFGAPIAYEDHAERAAMAAIAMQERMPQVLASLQAAMGEGAVVLAQRIGLNLGTVFAGNVGSAARKEYTMMGDAVNVAARVMSNAAWGEVWCSQAVADEVDARVVCEPRGEVSLKGKSNPVPLLRIVSLRESVAEELLPADGPLIGREPELAWLREHIAAVKAGQGSAVRIVGEAGVGKSRLTAALVADAQAAGFRTISASCYSYASGIPYNAWAEWLKSLCGIVASDSNAQRIRKLGAELAKLGPEMEEWLPIMGDLARLDIPENRLTRGLDPKQRQQRRFELLEQLLVHAAHDGPILALFEDLHWADPISLDLWQQVGPKLAGHTVLLVGVHRPELDLPEDAPLLRLRELSAEHSSQLIALLGGASSLPAETIDQIIERAAGNPLFLNELIHAVFAKVHDLERAGYAADQLDAADLQPALDNLPDSLHGLLLARIDQLEETSRTILRVASVIGQRIPFGVLRALQPVEQGTLVRQLVRLDEHEFTQLERIEPERVHIFRHALIQEVAYQSMLYSRRRDLHGRIGAYLERRYAGDLDDYLGLIAHHYRLSDRREKAIDYLLMAGDAASAIYASDEAIQYYEWALEALDDAADPRTWRARDALGDVLATIGRYDDALAQHSQVLAAPDITAEVARRAYGKRGSVLEKQGQYNQALDDLGRAMAIARSGAEGLSVLAIPIVCADIALIHQRRGEHDQAIAACEEGLRHITRDPRTHEDEQIEARLQSTLGAVYGMRGDYPRSRQHFEHSLRIREMIDDLPGLATAHNNLGYLWQLQSEYEKALDHYRITEEIVARINLRYMGVFASLNSAYALISLGRYHEARLRCQQALDLSREMNDRRNIAQAYDTLGLISYHQGDYATAVRAYEDAVEIHRLLGSGYQEGSSLANYAFALCAMGRHHEAAAAAARALALANESQSDRLRAEALSGLAEAHSALGQRDHAQAHARQALEIARRIHSKHDQGIAGRLLALALPADDPLHQALLDESAQIFTETKDQFELARTHMARGVVLIRSGQIEAALLLLKDAEHTFILLEANGERLRLQAIIEGAR; encoded by the coding sequence ATGGCGGAGCCGAATGATCCTGGCGTGCTTGACCCCAAGCACCTGCGCCGCTACCTCCCATCCGAGCTGGTCGAGGCCATTGATGGCCAGCGCGACTCGGGCCTGGGCGCGTACACGCTTGAGGCCTTTGTGCACCTTGCGGCCTCGCGCTACACCGTCACCACCTACCTGCCGCGTATCCTCACCCACGAGCTGCTGCACGAGCGGCGCGAGAACCCCTGGCTGCTCTGGCGCACCGGGTCGCTGCTGTTTGCCGATCTCTCCGGCTCCACCGCCCTGGCCGAGCGCCTGGCGACCATGGGCCGCGAGGGTATCGAGCGCGTGACCGGCGCGCTCAACCATATTTTCGACATTATGATCGAGCGGATCGAGCGCTACGGCGGCGATCTGATCGCCTTCGGCGGCGATGCCCTGCTGGTGTTTTTTGGCGAGGCCGACCACGCCCGTGCGGCGGCGGGCGCGTCGCTGGCGCTTCAGGAGGCCCTGCGCGACTATACGCATGTGGTCCTGGGTGTCGGCTCCTTCCCGATGCACCTGCATATCGGGGTGGAGAGCGGGCCGGTGGCCTTCGCCAGCGTGGGCCTGGAGCACGCCCGCTACTGCGCGGTGCTCGGCCCCACCGTGAACCGTGTGGCCACCGCCGAGGGCCTGGCTGGCCCGCGCGAGGTGGTGATTGGCCCAGGCATGCTGGGCCAGATCGGCGCGCTGGCCCAGGGCGCTGCAGCCGCGCCGGGCTTCCTGCGGCTGGATGCGCTGGGCGGAACGGCCCTGGCCTACCAGCCCCCGCCCGAGCTGCTGCCCGATGTGGCCGCGCCCGAGCTGGCCATCCCCCCGCTGATCGACGACCTCAACCGCACTAGCCCCTACCTAGCCGCGTCGCTGCTAGAGAAGATCCAGCTCGACCCGCAGCTGCCCCAGATCGAGGCCGAGCTGCGCCCCGTCACCGCGCTGTTTGCGCAGGTGGTGGGGCTAGAAGATCTGGCCGAGTACCTGCCGCCCGCCCACGCCGCCCAGGCCATCCAGACCTACATCACCAGCATGCAGGAGGCGGTGGAGCTGTTCGGTGGCGTGATCAACAAGGTCGATGTGGCCGACGAGGGCCTGAAGCTGGTGGCTATGTTCGGCGCGCCGATCGCCTACGAAGATCACGCCGAGCGCGCCGCCATGGCCGCCATCGCCATGCAGGAGCGCATGCCCCAGGTGCTCGCCTCGCTGCAGGCCGCTATGGGCGAGGGCGCGGTGGTGCTGGCCCAGCGCATCGGGCTGAATCTGGGCACGGTGTTCGCGGGGAATGTAGGCAGCGCCGCCCGAAAAGAGTACACCATGATGGGCGACGCGGTGAATGTGGCCGCCCGCGTGATGAGCAACGCCGCGTGGGGCGAGGTCTGGTGCAGCCAGGCGGTGGCCGACGAGGTCGACGCGCGGGTGGTCTGCGAGCCGCGCGGCGAGGTCAGCCTGAAGGGCAAGTCCAACCCGGTGCCGCTGCTGCGCATCGTCTCGCTGCGCGAGTCGGTGGCCGAGGAGCTGCTGCCTGCAGATGGCCCTTTGATCGGGCGCGAGCCGGAGCTGGCCTGGCTGCGCGAGCACATCGCCGCGGTGAAGGCGGGCCAGGGCAGCGCGGTGCGGATCGTGGGCGAGGCGGGCGTGGGCAAGTCGCGCCTCACCGCCGCGCTGGTGGCCGATGCCCAGGCGGCCGGCTTCCGCACCATCTCGGCCTCGTGCTACTCCTACGCCAGCGGCATCCCCTACAACGCCTGGGCCGAGTGGCTGAAATCGCTTTGCGGCATCGTGGCCAGCGACAGCAACGCCCAGCGCATCCGCAAGCTGGGGGCCGAGCTGGCCAAGCTTGGCCCCGAGATGGAGGAGTGGCTGCCGATTATGGGCGATCTGGCCCGGCTCGACATCCCCGAGAACCGCCTCACCCGCGGCCTGGATCCCAAGCAGCGCCAGCAGCGCCGCTTCGAGCTGCTTGAGCAGCTGCTGGTGCACGCCGCGCACGACGGCCCTATCCTGGCCCTGTTTGAAGATCTGCACTGGGCCGACCCGATCTCGCTCGATCTGTGGCAGCAGGTCGGCCCCAAGCTGGCGGGCCACACCGTGCTGCTGGTGGGCGTCCACCGCCCCGAGCTAGATCTGCCCGAGGATGCGCCCCTGCTGCGCCTGCGCGAGCTCTCCGCCGAGCACAGCAGCCAGCTGATCGCGCTGCTGGGCGGCGCATCCAGCCTGCCCGCCGAGACTATCGACCAGATCATCGAGCGGGCGGCGGGCAACCCGCTGTTCCTGAACGAGCTGATCCACGCCGTGTTCGCCAAGGTGCACGACCTTGAGCGGGCAGGCTATGCCGCCGACCAGCTCGATGCCGCCGACCTGCAGCCCGCGCTCGACAATCTGCCCGACAGCCTCCACGGGCTGCTGCTGGCCCGCATCGACCAGCTCGAGGAGACCAGCCGCACCATCCTGCGCGTCGCCTCGGTGATCGGCCAGCGCATCCCCTTCGGCGTGCTGCGCGCGCTCCAGCCGGTGGAGCAGGGCACGCTGGTGCGGCAGCTGGTGCGCCTGGATGAGCACGAGTTCACCCAGCTGGAGCGGATCGAGCCGGAGCGCGTGCACATCTTTCGCCACGCCCTGATCCAAGAGGTTGCCTACCAATCCATGCTCTACTCGCGCCGCCGCGATCTGCACGGGCGGATCGGCGCGTACCTTGAGCGGCGCTACGCTGGCGACCTCGACGACTACCTGGGCCTGATCGCCCACCACTACCGCCTGAGCGACCGGCGCGAGAAGGCCATCGACTACCTGTTGATGGCGGGTGATGCGGCCAGCGCCATCTACGCCAGCGATGAGGCCATCCAGTACTACGAGTGGGCGCTTGAGGCGCTCGACGATGCCGCCGACCCACGCACCTGGCGCGCCCGCGACGCGCTGGGCGATGTGCTGGCCACCATCGGGCGCTACGACGACGCACTGGCCCAGCACAGCCAGGTGCTGGCCGCGCCCGACATCACCGCCGAGGTGGCCCGCCGCGCCTACGGCAAGCGCGGCAGCGTGCTTGAGAAACAGGGCCAGTACAACCAGGCGCTCGACGACCTGGGGCGGGCCATGGCCATCGCCCGCTCGGGGGCCGAGGGCCTCTCGGTGCTGGCTATCCCGATCGTTTGCGCCGACATCGCGCTCATCCACCAGCGCCGCGGCGAGCACGACCAGGCCATCGCCGCCTGCGAGGAGGGCCTGCGCCACATCACCCGCGACCCGCGCACCCACGAGGATGAGCAGATCGAGGCCCGGCTCCAGTCCACCCTGGGCGCAGTCTACGGTATGCGCGGCGACTACCCGCGCTCGCGCCAGCACTTCGAGCATAGCCTGCGCATCCGCGAGATGATCGACGACCTGCCCGGCCTGGCCACCGCCCACAACAACCTCGGCTACCTCTGGCAGCTGCAGAGCGAGTACGAGAAGGCGCTAGACCACTACCGCATCACCGAGGAGATCGTGGCGCGCATCAACCTGCGCTACATGGGCGTCTTCGCCAGCCTGAATAGCGCCTACGCCCTGATCAGCCTGGGCCGCTACCACGAGGCCCGCCTGCGCTGCCAGCAGGCCCTCGATCTCTCGCGCGAGATGAACGACCGCCGCAATATCGCGCAGGCCTACGACACGCTGGGGCTGATCTCGTACCACCAGGGCGACTACGCCACCGCCGTGCGGGCCTATGAGGATGCGGTCGAGATCCATCGGCTGCTGGGCAGCGGCTACCAGGAGGGCAGCTCGCTGGCCAACTACGCCTTCGCGCTCTGCGCCATGGGCCGCCACCACGAGGCCGCCGCCGCCGCCGCCCGCGCGCTCGCCCTCGCCAACGAGTCGCAGTCCGACCGGCTGCGCGCCGAGGCGCTGAGCGGGCTGGCCGAGGCCCACAGCGCGCTTGGCCAGCGCGACCACGCCCAGGCCCACGCGCGGCAGGCGTTGGAGATCGCCCGCCGCATCCACAGCAAGCACGACCAGGGCATCGCTGGCCGGCTGCTGGCGCTCGCGCTGCCCGCCGACGACCCATTGCACCAGGCCCTGCTCGACGAGAGCGCCCAGATCTTCACCGAGACCAAGGATCAGTTCGAGCTGGCGCGCACACATATGGCGCGCGGCGTGGTGCTGATCCGATCTGGGCAGATCGAGGCTGCGCTGCTGCTCCTAAAAGATGCTGAGCACACGTTTATTTTGTTGGAAGCCAATGGTGAACGGCTACGTTTGCAAGCGATCATAGAGGGAGCACGCTAA
- a CDS encoding flippase-like domain-containing protein, which translates to MNLRRFQIALSLILTAVVIYLIYQNFAHILDSLKLTLSAQPLWIALAFVLELVGFFIASQVYRVGLHSLGYKGFSALRLWAVAMIAIVMSQSFPAGGVASYAFIVHSFRRRGVTAAHSALLATLEALSYTTAMIILFGFSLFFIGVRGNFGRAETDSLIAAAVGVVVVGVVVFVLTREEALLLRWAMWVKRLLEQIARRTWDDGLVLRAIGELARGREMITARWTDLLLLIGVQLTALTIHSVALMLVLYSLGTLTSLWVVLAAFGVALISSTFNVLPGGGGTVETAITLTLQGLGVGNAAIPSTLIFRVLNYWCMVPIAVVSYRLLMRGISRESDAPEPPAEAEAAQGK; encoded by the coding sequence ATGAATCTCCGGCGTTTTCAGATCGCTTTGAGTCTTATTCTGACAGCGGTTGTCATCTACCTCATCTACCAAAACTTTGCGCACATTCTTGACTCCCTCAAGCTGACTCTCTCGGCCCAACCCCTGTGGATTGCCCTCGCCTTCGTGCTGGAGCTGGTCGGTTTCTTCATCGCCTCGCAGGTCTACCGCGTGGGGCTGCACTCGCTGGGCTACAAGGGCTTCAGCGCCCTGCGCCTGTGGGCGGTGGCCATGATCGCCATCGTTATGAGCCAGTCCTTCCCCGCCGGGGGCGTGGCCAGCTACGCATTTATCGTGCACTCGTTCCGACGGCGCGGCGTCACGGCGGCCCACTCGGCGCTGCTGGCCACCCTAGAGGCGCTGAGCTACACCACGGCCATGATCATCCTTTTTGGCTTCAGCCTGTTCTTCATCGGCGTGCGCGGCAACTTTGGCCGCGCCGAGACCGACAGCCTGATCGCGGCGGCGGTGGGCGTGGTGGTGGTGGGCGTGGTGGTGTTTGTGCTCACCCGCGAGGAGGCGCTGCTGCTGCGCTGGGCCATGTGGGTCAAGCGCCTGCTGGAGCAGATCGCGCGCCGCACCTGGGATGACGGCCTGGTGCTGCGGGCCATCGGCGAGCTGGCGCGGGGCCGCGAGATGATCACGGCGCGCTGGACCGACCTGCTGCTGCTGATCGGCGTGCAGCTCACGGCGCTGACCATCCACAGCGTGGCGCTGATGCTGGTGCTCTACAGCCTGGGCACGCTCACCTCGCTGTGGGTGGTGCTAGCCGCCTTCGGCGTGGCCCTGATCTCCAGCACCTTCAACGTGCTGCCGGGCGGCGGCGGCACGGTGGAGACGGCGATCACGCTGACCCTGCAGGGCCTGGGCGTGGGCAACGCGGCCATCCCCTCCACGCTGATCTTCCGCGTGCTGAACTACTGGTGCATGGTGCCGATCGCGGTGGTGAGCTACCGCTTGCTGATGCGCGGCATCTCGCGCGAGTCCGACGCCCCCGAGCCGCCCGCCGAGGCTGAGGCGGCGCAGGGCAAGTAG
- a CDS encoding alpha/beta hydrolase, producing MLLHKLHIEDHKLAALALNPDADGEPIILLHGINLSPSFWRTDDLFTRHGPCHALTLPGHFPGAFPPNMPESALDAASIARLLAATIRQLVGDRPVTVAGISTGGFAALALAAHEPQLVRRVVSISGFAEGGWTGMLGTYQAWLRDTPPHYRRFRILWQLSHLSQGFFRRFVWPTLVADRATFNRYPQLSTLISHIYADWVHQDMDMVAMYYRRMPDISIADMLPSIRAQTLVLAGDSDPTVPPEQSRLIARLVPGAELAMLEGAGHLLFAERPHMYDTIIEGWLQRTRDNS from the coding sequence ATGCTGCTCCACAAGCTCCACATAGAAGATCACAAGCTCGCCGCGCTCGCGCTCAACCCCGACGCCGACGGCGAACCGATCATCCTGCTCCACGGCATCAACCTCTCCCCCAGCTTCTGGCGCACCGACGATCTGTTCACCCGCCACGGCCCGTGCCACGCGCTGACGCTCCCCGGCCACTTCCCGGGGGCCTTCCCGCCCAACATGCCCGAGAGCGCGCTGGATGCGGCCAGCATCGCGCGGCTGCTGGCCGCCACCATCCGCCAGCTGGTGGGCGATCGCCCTGTGACCGTGGCGGGCATCTCCACCGGCGGATTCGCCGCGCTGGCCCTGGCGGCCCACGAGCCGCAGCTGGTGCGCCGCGTGGTCTCGATCTCGGGCTTCGCCGAGGGCGGCTGGACCGGCATGCTGGGCACCTACCAGGCATGGCTGCGCGACACGCCGCCGCACTACCGCCGCTTCCGCATCCTCTGGCAGCTCAGCCACCTGAGCCAGGGCTTCTTCCGCCGCTTCGTGTGGCCCACCCTGGTGGCCGACCGCGCCACCTTCAACCGCTACCCCCAGCTCTCGACGCTGATCAGCCATATCTACGCCGACTGGGTGCACCAGGACATGGACATGGTGGCCATGTACTACCGCCGCATGCCCGACATCAGCATCGCCGACATGCTGCCCAGCATCCGCGCCCAGACCCTGGTGCTGGCGGGCGACAGCGACCCGACCGTGCCGCCCGAGCAGTCGCGCCTGATCGCGCGGCTGGTGCCGGGGGCCGAGCTGGCCATGCTGGAGGGCGCTGGCCACCTACTGTTCGCCGAGCGTCCCCACATGTACGACACTATCATCGAGGGCTGGCTCCAGCGCACCCGCGACAACAGCTAG
- a CDS encoding PQQ-binding-like beta-propeller repeat protein: MTSHPAPQIAPPLHLVWRYRTRVYNWGTAAIQDGRVYMSPLSVLALDLATGALIYETKRLSGMGRSLCLVDGLLLFAYEGGIGALDQTDGQPVWQVTTTAAREVSPLCDQGIVYWMSHSLSADRNIAQSTSLCAYDIRQQQMRWQVELGVYVHGSLIPALDQEVIFITRHQEGEKQVAALRTSDGSLIWTTPLAPKESALWNIIADETTVYVPLERGRLLALDRATGQVRWAIPSSLYHPQRQGINVHTGVTLADQRLYLGTDAGISCVDAATGAIIWERERELIDNRGHFSCDGAPPLVSGAYLYVPSRYGLSCLDRSTGEELWVYHTRGGIHTALAAADGYLVFGCHDGYYYCFADDTHPPAPKPRGRRKVT, from the coding sequence ATGACCAGCCACCCCGCGCCCCAGATCGCGCCGCCTCTACACCTCGTGTGGCGCTACCGCACCCGTGTGTACAACTGGGGGACTGCCGCGATCCAAGATGGGCGTGTCTACATGTCCCCCTTGTCCGTCCTTGCGCTCGATTTGGCTACGGGGGCGCTCATCTATGAGACAAAGCGATTATCAGGTATGGGCCGTTCGCTCTGTCTTGTCGACGGATTATTGCTATTTGCCTATGAGGGCGGGATTGGTGCGCTTGACCAAACGGATGGCCAGCCTGTGTGGCAGGTTACGACCACGGCAGCACGGGAGGTGTCACCTTTATGTGACCAAGGCATCGTCTATTGGATGAGCCATTCGCTCAGCGCCGATAGAAACATCGCACAGAGCACCTCGCTCTGTGCCTATGATATTCGCCAACAACAGATGCGCTGGCAGGTAGAGCTTGGGGTTTATGTGCATGGATCGCTTATTCCTGCCCTCGATCAAGAGGTGATCTTTATTACTCGCCATCAAGAGGGTGAAAAACAGGTGGCGGCTCTGCGTACCAGCGATGGGTCGCTGATTTGGACTACTCCACTCGCGCCAAAAGAAAGTGCGCTTTGGAATATTATCGCGGATGAGACGACGGTGTATGTGCCGCTTGAGCGGGGACGGTTGCTCGCCTTGGACCGTGCGACGGGGCAGGTGCGCTGGGCGATCCCATCGAGCCTGTATCATCCGCAGCGCCAGGGCATCAATGTGCATACGGGCGTCACCTTGGCCGACCAGCGGCTGTATCTGGGTACCGATGCAGGCATCAGCTGCGTTGATGCGGCGACCGGTGCGATTATCTGGGAGCGGGAGCGGGAGCTTATTGACAACAGGGGACACTTCAGCTGCGATGGAGCACCCCCACTGGTGAGCGGGGCGTATCTCTACGTTCCTTCGCGCTATGGGCTGTCCTGCCTCGATCGCAGCACCGGCGAGGAGCTGTGGGTCTACCATACGCGTGGGGGGATCCATACCGCGCTCGCCGCCGCCGATGGTTACCTGGTGTTTGGTTGCCACGATGGCTACTACTACTGCTTCGCCGACGATACCCACCCGCCCGCGCCCAAGCCGCGCGGGCGGCGGAAGGTCACATAG
- a CDS encoding phosphatase PAP2 family protein, translating into MRAAFCYRIILDESLSIDAALAGKKLALPPPARQPKKDTTMHEQSAPPQPGGPDDAARLLPLGKIGATLAAGAAFCALAAMLFVWLAHGALGDRYIHLDDGLILWLHARATPALSAAMLLLTTIGEPMVLGLLVALMALGLYLKHRWVDAAALVLAAAGGGVLNQLLKGLYQRVRPDLTPRTFDVAGYSFPSGHAMGAMVCYGMLAVVLWRLLRGTRLRPAVWPAATLIILGVGLSRVYFGVHFPTDILGGYLAGAIWLACCIVALRIATWRWEDRTTHREGAKAQREPIHHQDTKATRF; encoded by the coding sequence ATGCGTGCTGCCTTCTGCTATCGTATCATTCTGGATGAATCGCTGTCAATAGATGCTGCCCTCGCGGGCAAAAAACTTGCTCTTCCCCCACCAGCGAGACAACCAAAGAAGGACACGACCATGCACGAGCAATCTGCCCCACCCCAGCCCGGCGGCCCCGACGATGCGGCCCGCCTGCTGCCCCTCGGAAAGATCGGCGCGACCCTCGCTGCGGGCGCGGCGTTCTGCGCGCTGGCCGCGATGCTGTTTGTCTGGCTGGCCCACGGTGCGCTGGGCGACCGCTACATCCACCTGGATGACGGCCTCATCCTCTGGCTGCACGCGCGCGCCACCCCCGCGCTCAGCGCGGCCATGCTGCTCCTCACCACCATCGGCGAGCCCATGGTGCTGGGGCTGCTGGTGGCCTTGATGGCGCTGGGCCTCTACCTCAAGCACCGCTGGGTCGACGCGGCGGCTCTGGTGCTGGCGGCGGCGGGCGGCGGCGTGCTCAACCAGTTGCTCAAGGGCCTCTACCAGCGCGTGCGCCCCGATCTGACCCCACGCACCTTCGATGTGGCGGGCTACAGCTTCCCCAGCGGCCACGCCATGGGCGCGATGGTGTGCTACGGCATGCTGGCCGTGGTGCTCTGGCGGCTGCTGCGCGGCACGCGCCTGCGCCCGGCGGTCTGGCCCGCCGCCACACTGATCATCCTGGGCGTCGGCCTCTCGCGGGTCTACTTCGGCGTCCACTTCCCCACCGATATCCTGGGCGGCTACCTGGCCGGGGCGATCTGGCTGGCCTGCTGCATCGTGGCGCTGCGTATCGCCACCTGGCGCTGGGAGGATCGGACGACTCACCGCGAGGGTGCGAAGGCGCAAAGGGAACCCATTCACCACCAAGACACCAAGGCAACAAGGTTCTGA